From Streptomyces griseorubiginosus, one genomic window encodes:
- a CDS encoding ABC transporter ATP-binding protein, protein MIELAGLTKRYGEKVAVNNLTFTVRPGIVTGFLGPNGAGKSTTMRMMLGLDRPTAGDVRIDGKHYDQLKDPLTYIGALLDAKAMHGGRSAYNHLLCLAQSNGIPAKRVHEVLDTVGLTAVAKKKAKGFSLGMGQRLGIAGALLGDPRILMFDEPVNGLDPEGIHWIRNLMKSLAAQGRTVFVSSHLMSEMALTADHLVVIGQGRLLADTSMADFIAQNSRSYVRIRTPQRERLLDVLHAAGVTVVESGNGTLEVDGSKSEYIGELAAQHQITLHELSPQQASLEEAFMQLTAESVEYHAHDGTPAAAPPAQQPWGADWKGK, encoded by the coding sequence ATGATCGAGCTAGCGGGGCTGACCAAGCGGTACGGCGAGAAGGTGGCGGTGAACAACCTCACCTTCACCGTCAGACCGGGCATCGTCACGGGCTTCCTCGGTCCCAACGGGGCGGGCAAGTCGACCACCATGCGCATGATGTTGGGCCTGGACCGGCCCACCGCCGGTGACGTCCGGATCGACGGCAAGCACTACGACCAGCTCAAGGACCCGTTGACGTACATCGGCGCCCTGCTGGACGCCAAGGCCATGCACGGCGGGCGCAGCGCCTACAACCACCTGCTGTGCCTCGCGCAGAGCAACGGCATCCCGGCCAAGCGGGTCCACGAGGTGCTGGACACGGTCGGTCTGACGGCGGTGGCGAAGAAGAAGGCCAAGGGGTTCTCGCTCGGCATGGGCCAGCGGCTCGGTATCGCGGGCGCGCTGCTCGGGGACCCGCGGATCCTGATGTTCGACGAGCCGGTCAACGGGCTCGACCCCGAGGGCATCCACTGGATCCGCAATCTGATGAAGTCGCTGGCCGCGCAGGGCCGGACGGTGTTCGTGTCGAGTCACCTGATGAGCGAGATGGCGCTGACCGCCGACCACCTCGTGGTGATCGGTCAGGGCCGGCTCCTCGCCGACACCTCCATGGCCGACTTCATCGCGCAGAACTCGCGGTCGTACGTCCGGATCCGCACCCCGCAGCGCGAGCGGCTGCTCGACGTGCTGCACGCGGCCGGGGTCACCGTGGTGGAGAGCGGCAACGGCACGCTGGAGGTGGACGGCAGCAAGTCCGAGTACATCGGCGAGCTGGCCGCCCAGCACCAGATCACGCTGCACGAGCTCAGCCCCCAACAGGCCTCTCTGGAGGAGGCGTTCATGCAGCTGACCGCGGAGTCGGTCGAGTACCACGCGCACGACGGCACTCCCGCCGCCGCACCGCCCGCACAGCAGCCCTGGGGCGCCGACTGGAAGGGGAAGTGA
- a CDS encoding LLM class flavin-dependent oxidoreductase: MHVGTFVLAAQFPGQGQGEALHRAVRSAELAEEAGLDAVWLAEHHFVPYGTCPSAITLAALLLGRTRRIRVGTAVSVLPTVHPVALGEQAALLHMTSGGRFSLGVGRGGPWVDLEVFGSGLEAYEKGFPESLDLLVRWLREPAVGADGERFRFREVPVVPRPSESLTEADGPEVIVACTSPASVRLAAERGLPMLLGMHVGDEEKAEMVALWRRQARAAGHAPQKVLDAPHVSAGVCQIADRRTDAVEALVKAMPGWLRQGLGAHVTVDGRARQMRDPVAYTELLCGLHPVGTPRLCADRLAATSERTGISRFALLVEGSGDLAATEENVRRLGAEVLPHLT; the protein is encoded by the coding sequence ATGCACGTAGGAACATTCGTGTTGGCGGCCCAGTTCCCGGGGCAGGGCCAGGGGGAGGCGCTGCACCGCGCGGTCCGCTCGGCCGAGCTCGCGGAGGAGGCCGGACTCGACGCGGTCTGGCTGGCGGAGCACCACTTCGTGCCGTACGGCACCTGCCCGTCCGCGATCACCCTGGCCGCGTTGCTGCTGGGCCGCACCCGCCGTATCCGCGTCGGCACCGCGGTGAGCGTGCTGCCCACGGTCCATCCGGTGGCCCTGGGCGAGCAGGCCGCGCTGCTGCACATGACGAGCGGCGGGCGCTTCTCGCTGGGCGTCGGGCGCGGTGGGCCCTGGGTCGATCTGGAGGTGTTCGGCTCGGGTCTCGAGGCGTACGAGAAGGGGTTCCCGGAATCACTCGATCTGCTGGTGCGCTGGCTGCGCGAACCTGCCGTGGGTGCGGACGGCGAGCGCTTCCGGTTCCGCGAAGTGCCCGTCGTGCCGCGGCCGTCGGAGTCGCTCACGGAAGCGGACGGCCCCGAGGTGATCGTCGCCTGCACCTCCCCGGCGAGTGTCCGGCTGGCCGCCGAGCGCGGGCTGCCGATGCTGCTCGGGATGCATGTCGGGGACGAGGAGAAGGCGGAGATGGTCGCCCTGTGGCGCAGGCAGGCGCGCGCGGCCGGACACGCGCCGCAGAAGGTCCTGGACGCGCCCCATGTCTCGGCCGGTGTCTGCCAGATCGCGGACCGGCGTACGGACGCGGTGGAGGCGCTGGTGAAGGCGATGCCGGGCTGGCTCAGGCAGGGGCTCGGCGCCCATGTCACGGTCGACGGCCGCGCACGGCAGATGCGCGATCCGGTGGCCTACACCGAACTGCTCTGCGGACTGCACCCGGTGGGCACCCCGCGGCTGTGCGCCGACCGTCTCGCGGCGACCAGCGAGCGGACCGGAATCTCCCGCTTCGCCCTGCTCGTCGAGGGCTCGGGAGACCTTGCGGCCACGGAGGAGAACGTACGACGGCTCGGTGCGGAAGTACTGCCGCACCTGACCTGA
- a CDS encoding ABC transporter permease subunit, producing MSTPQPSMPQAQPAVPNWQAAGGPAYTGYTSPIPVVRTHLGHAIASEWTKIRSVRSTIWTLGVFVVLNVGIGLAVAALLAANSSQESLRDENPLSFGFFGLLLANMCIITLGVLTTASEYGTGMIRTTMVACPSRGRVLAAKSIVFFAVAFVTTLASVVVVALIDVALLDTRTPTGQEWLKGSLGISLYIALLGLLSLIIGSIIRHSAGAITIMIGLVLAPLVIALFMLAQSLEGVRQALFEYSIPNQLSVFYSNSLTDSGPSGWDPLWIIVGVTAVAFAGAYALLEKRDV from the coding sequence ATGAGTACCCCGCAGCCTTCGATGCCGCAGGCCCAGCCCGCCGTGCCGAACTGGCAGGCCGCGGGTGGACCGGCGTACACCGGCTACACCTCGCCGATCCCCGTCGTACGGACGCACCTCGGGCACGCGATCGCCTCCGAGTGGACGAAGATCCGTTCCGTGCGGTCGACGATCTGGACGCTGGGCGTGTTCGTCGTGCTCAACGTCGGGATCGGCCTCGCGGTCGCCGCGCTGCTCGCCGCCAACTCGTCCCAGGAGAGCCTGCGGGACGAGAACCCGCTGTCGTTCGGCTTCTTCGGGCTCCTGCTGGCCAACATGTGCATCATCACGCTCGGCGTGCTGACCACGGCCTCGGAGTACGGCACCGGCATGATCCGCACGACGATGGTCGCCTGCCCCTCCCGCGGCCGCGTCCTCGCGGCGAAGTCGATCGTGTTCTTCGCGGTCGCCTTCGTGACCACCCTGGCCTCGGTCGTGGTCGTCGCCCTGATCGACGTGGCGCTGCTGGACACCCGCACCCCCACCGGGCAGGAGTGGCTGAAGGGCAGCCTCGGCATCTCCCTCTACATCGCGCTGCTCGGCCTGCTCTCGCTGATCATCGGCTCGATCATCCGGCACTCGGCGGGCGCGATCACCATCATGATCGGTCTGGTGCTGGCTCCGCTGGTGATCGCGCTGTTCATGCTCGCGCAGTCCCTGGAGGGCGTGCGCCAGGCGCTGTTCGAGTACTCCATCCCGAACCAGCTCAGCGTCTTCTACTCCAACTCCCTCACCGATTCCGGCCCTTCGGGCTGGGACCCGCTGTGGATCATCGTGGGCGTGACGGCCGTCGCGTTCGCCGGCGCCTACGCCCTGCTGGAGAAGCGGGACGTGTAG
- a CDS encoding ATP/GTP-binding protein — protein MSPRRNRPRGSGSSDPSGRGAEDDRSGRYGGFQSSTHWQGEDWNVRHVAGASAQGKTYRCPGCDQMIPDGVPHVVAWPDHSGVDERRHWHKACWNARDRRTTRVQRSRNVPKF, from the coding sequence GTGTCCCCGCGTCGCAACCGACCCAGGGGTTCCGGTTCGTCGGACCCGTCCGGCCGTGGCGCCGAGGACGACCGGTCCGGCCGCTACGGCGGCTTCCAGTCCTCCACGCACTGGCAGGGCGAGGACTGGAACGTCCGGCATGTGGCGGGAGCGAGCGCCCAGGGCAAGACGTACCGCTGCCCGGGCTGCGACCAGATGATCCCGGACGGTGTCCCGCACGTGGTGGCCTGGCCGGACCACTCGGGCGTCGACGAGCGCAGACACTGGCACAAGGCCTGCTGGAACGCGCGGGACCGCCGCACCACGCGGGTGCAGCGGTCCCGTAACGTGCCGAAGTTCTGA
- the nucS gene encoding endonuclease NucS — protein MRLVIARCSVDYAGRLTAHLPSAPRLILVKADGSVSIHADDRAYKPLNWMSPPCTLKEGTGDEEGVWTVINKAGEKLIITMEEVLHDSSHELGVDPGLIKDGVEAHLQELLADRIETLGDGYTLIRREYMTAIGPVDILCRDAEGQTVAVEIKRRGEIDGVEQLTRYLELLNRDPHLAPVRGIFAAQEIKPQARVLATDRGIGCHVMDYDALRGIEDDKLRLF, from the coding sequence ATGCGTCTCGTCATTGCCCGGTGTTCCGTCGACTACGCGGGCCGGCTCACCGCCCACCTGCCCTCGGCCCCCCGTCTGATCCTGGTGAAGGCCGACGGCAGCGTCTCCATCCACGCAGATGACCGCGCCTACAAGCCTCTGAACTGGATGTCGCCGCCCTGCACGCTGAAGGAGGGAACCGGCGACGAGGAGGGCGTCTGGACCGTCATCAACAAGGCGGGCGAGAAGCTCATCATCACGATGGAGGAGGTCCTCCACGACTCCTCGCACGAACTCGGCGTCGATCCGGGCCTGATCAAGGACGGCGTGGAAGCACACCTTCAGGAACTGCTCGCCGACCGCATCGAAACGCTCGGCGACGGCTACACCCTGATCCGCCGCGAGTACATGACGGCCATCGGCCCGGTCGACATCCTGTGCCGGGACGCCGAGGGACAGACCGTCGCGGTGGAGATCAAGCGGCGCGGCGAGATCGACGGCGTCGAGCAACTCACCCGCTACCTCGAGCTGTTGAACCGCGACCCGCATCTCGCGCCGGTCCGCGGCATCTTCGCCGCCCAGGAGATCAAGCCCCAGGCCCGCGTCCTCGCCACCGACCGCGGCATCGGCTGCCACGTCATGGACTACGACGCGCTGCGCGGCATCGAGGACGACAAGCTGCGGCTGTTCTGA
- a CDS encoding ABC transporter permease, producing the protein MAATQVIRSEWTKIRSVASTVWTLSLAVVVTIGLGILISALSKNEFDNMSRKDQLSFDPTFISFAGMSLGQLAMIVFGVLVVSNEYSTGMIRTSLAAVPQRGTFLAGKIAVATALCLVVGLVTSFVTFFLGQAMLGSHKAEIGDTGVLRAVIGGGLYMTLIAMFSMGVAAMLRSPMLSLGILMPFFFLISNILGNVSATKKIGRFLPDQAGSKIMQVVTPIDDDTPYGPWGGLGIMALWVAAALIGAYVLLKKRDA; encoded by the coding sequence ATGGCGGCGACCCAGGTCATCCGCTCCGAGTGGACCAAGATCCGGTCGGTGGCGTCCACGGTGTGGACGCTGTCCCTCGCCGTGGTCGTCACCATCGGGCTCGGCATCCTGATCTCGGCCCTGTCGAAGAACGAGTTCGACAACATGAGCCGCAAGGACCAGCTCTCCTTCGACCCCACCTTCATCAGCTTCGCCGGGATGAGCCTCGGTCAGCTCGCGATGATCGTGTTCGGGGTGCTCGTCGTGTCGAACGAGTACAGCACCGGCATGATCCGCACCTCGCTGGCCGCGGTACCGCAGCGCGGCACCTTCCTGGCCGGCAAGATCGCGGTGGCGACCGCGCTCTGCCTCGTCGTGGGTCTCGTCACCAGCTTCGTCACCTTCTTCCTCGGGCAGGCGATGCTCGGCTCGCACAAGGCGGAGATCGGTGACACCGGGGTGTTGCGCGCGGTCATCGGCGGCGGCCTCTACATGACCCTGATCGCAATGTTCTCGATGGGCGTCGCCGCGATGCTGCGCTCCCCGATGCTGTCGCTGGGCATCCTGATGCCGTTCTTCTTCCTGATCTCCAACATTCTCGGCAATGTCTCGGCGACGAAGAAGATCGGCCGGTTCCTGCCCGACCAGGCCGGCAGCAAGATCATGCAGGTGGTCACCCCGATCGACGACGACACCCCCTACGGCCCGTGGGGCGGGCTCGGGATCATGGCGCTGTGGGTGGCGGCCGCCCTGATCGGGGCGTATGTCCTGTTGAAGAAGCGGGACGCGTGA
- a CDS encoding ABC transporter ATP-binding protein: protein MIEAVGLTKRYGDKTAVYNLSFQVRPGAVTGFLGPNGSGKSTTMRMILGLDNPTSGQVTIGGYPYRRLPNAARQVGALLDAKAVHGGRAARNHLLCLAQLSGIPARRVDEVLGVVGLQDVARKRSKGFSLGMGQRLGIAAALLGDPQVLLFDEPVNGLDPEGILWVRNLMKALAAEGRTVFVSSHLMSEMALTADHLIVIGRGQLLADMSVQDFIAANSAGFARVRTPDSEPQLREKLSAAITEAGGHVLPEQDGALRVTGLALPRISDIAHESDVRLWELSPHQASLEEAYMRMTQGAVDYRSTIDQKAGLMQPLPPGAQPPMPVPGQGQPGWYAPPPPQQGGQPFGGPQAQPTPYGGPGTPNPYAQPAPAAPQPPAAVPTPQTAPSASHPQAPAPQAAPPAPAGAVSAPGGPAQPAAAQPAPPVGHPQGQAPATAPQQAPQAPAPAVPAAAAQTAPSAPQGSAPAPQGPAPTEPKDAR from the coding sequence ATGATCGAGGCAGTCGGCCTGACCAAGCGCTACGGCGACAAGACCGCTGTGTACAACCTTTCCTTCCAGGTGCGTCCCGGTGCCGTCACCGGCTTCCTGGGCCCCAACGGCTCGGGCAAGTCGACGACCATGCGGATGATCCTGGGACTGGACAACCCCACGTCCGGTCAGGTGACGATCGGCGGCTACCCGTACCGCAGGCTGCCCAACGCGGCCCGGCAGGTCGGTGCGCTGCTCGACGCGAAGGCCGTGCACGGCGGACGGGCGGCCCGTAACCATCTGCTGTGCCTGGCCCAGCTGTCCGGGATCCCGGCCCGCCGGGTGGACGAGGTGCTGGGTGTGGTCGGTCTCCAGGACGTGGCCAGGAAGCGCTCCAAGGGTTTCTCGCTCGGCATGGGGCAGCGGCTCGGGATCGCGGCCGCGCTGCTCGGCGATCCGCAGGTGCTGCTCTTCGACGAGCCGGTCAACGGGCTCGACCCCGAGGGCATCCTGTGGGTGCGCAACCTGATGAAGGCGCTGGCGGCGGAGGGCCGTACGGTCTTCGTCTCCTCCCATCTGATGAGCGAGATGGCGCTGACCGCCGACCACCTCATCGTGATCGGGCGCGGGCAGCTGCTCGCCGACATGAGCGTGCAGGACTTCATCGCCGCGAACTCCGCGGGCTTCGCGCGGGTGCGCACGCCGGACAGCGAGCCGCAGCTGCGGGAGAAGCTGTCGGCGGCGATCACCGAGGCGGGCGGGCACGTGCTGCCGGAGCAGGACGGGGCGCTGCGGGTGACGGGGCTGGCGCTCCCCCGCATCAGCGACATCGCGCACGAGTCGGACGTACGACTGTGGGAGCTGTCGCCGCACCAGGCCTCGCTGGAGGAGGCGTACATGCGGATGACGCAGGGCGCGGTGGACTACCGCTCCACGATCGACCAGAAGGCGGGCCTCATGCAGCCCCTCCCGCCGGGCGCCCAGCCGCCGATGCCGGTCCCCGGCCAGGGCCAGCCGGGCTGGTACGCCCCGCCGCCGCCCCAGCAGGGCGGTCAGCCGTTCGGGGGCCCGCAGGCCCAGCCGACACCCTACGGCGGCCCCGGCACCCCCAACCCGTACGCCCAGCCGGCCCCCGCGGCACCCCAGCCCCCGGCCGCCGTACCGACACCGCAGACGGCTCCTTCGGCGAGCCACCCGCAGGCTCCGGCCCCGCAGGCGGCCCCGCCCGCGCCCGCCGGTGCTGTCTCCGCCCCCGGTGGCCCTGCGCAGCCCGCCGCCGCGCAGCCCGCCCCTCCGGTGGGCCACCCGCAGGGCCAGGCTCCGGCCACGGCGCCCCAGCAGGCCCCGCAGGCGCCCGCCCCCGCTGTCCCGGCCGCCGCCGCGCAGACCGCCCCCTCCGCCCCGCAGGGTTCCGCTCCTGCCCCGCAGGGACCCGCCCCGACCGAGCCCAAGGACGCCCGATGA
- a CDS encoding SCO5389 family protein, giving the protein MSLDVSPALLEKAERGEVDEAEFVDCVRTSLPYAWEMISSLVAQLKVDGGNFADNQTPPPDEQARGQLLRALASDAIRGALQRHFGVRLAFQNCHRVAVFPLDSSVDETLSRFTSVRSQLLNQSPEFRDC; this is encoded by the coding sequence ATGTCGCTCGACGTCTCACCGGCCCTACTCGAGAAGGCCGAGCGAGGCGAGGTCGACGAAGCCGAATTCGTCGACTGCGTCCGGACCTCCCTGCCCTACGCATGGGAGATGATCAGCTCCCTGGTGGCCCAGCTGAAGGTGGACGGCGGCAACTTCGCCGACAACCAGACGCCCCCGCCGGACGAGCAGGCACGCGGTCAGCTGCTGCGTGCGCTTGCGAGTGACGCGATACGCGGCGCGCTGCAGCGGCACTTCGGTGTGCGGCTGGCATTCCAGAACTGCCACCGGGTGGCGGTGTTCCCGTTGGACTCCTCTGTCGACGAGACGCTGAGCCGCTTCACCTCGGTGCGCAGCCAGCTGCTGAACCAGTCCCCGGAGTTCCGGGACTGCTGA